The Bacteroidota bacterium DNA window GCTGTACACTTCAATATTATTAGCCCAAGCCCATGTAGTTGCTGCAGTTCCAAATCCAATCGCTGTAATCATTGAAATAAATCTGACAGATAGAGAATTGCCGGGTTTTAAATGATCTCCAATTTTGCAAACGAAAAATAAATAAGTAAACAAGCTGTCGAAACACAAATGGAAGCGAATGTGTTCAACGAGGTGATAGTTGATACATTTAATAAATCAGTCAGTTTTGTCCATAGTCCGGCAAGAAATATATAAGCAGGAGTACCGGGCGGATGTGCTATACTTCCCAGCTTTATTACTAATGCAAACTCACCGGCATCATCAAACATCAATGCATTAACAGATGTAAGTCGGTAGATTATAAATGGAATA harbors:
- a CDS encoding DUF2723 domain-containing protein, producing MKNKTTLLNFIFGTLSFLIPFIIYRLTSVNALMFDDAGEFALVIKLGSIAHPPGTPAYIFLAGLWTKLTDLLNVSTITSLNTFASICVSTACLLIYFSFAKLEII